Proteins found in one Solirubrobacterales bacterium genomic segment:
- the tmk gene encoding dTMP kinase, with protein sequence MFVTLEGIDRSGKTTQAVLLAEALGPETLLLREPGGTDAGERIRALLKDPAIELDPRTELLLFCAARAELCAQLVRPALEAGRDVVCDRFVDSTVAYQGVARGLGTELVESLNEIAIAGCVPDVTVLLRTDPQNAEARGQQRLARGGADGIDRFEEQGIEFQRLVAVAYDDLVARHPERIAVVDGDGSPDNVHARVMEAVGHVAARGG encoded by the coding sequence GTGTTCGTCACCCTGGAGGGGATCGACCGCTCGGGGAAGACCACCCAGGCCGTGCTGCTCGCCGAGGCGCTGGGACCGGAGACGCTCCTGCTTCGGGAGCCGGGCGGGACGGATGCAGGCGAGCGGATCCGTGCGCTCCTGAAGGATCCGGCCATCGAGCTCGACCCCCGGACCGAGCTGCTCCTGTTCTGTGCGGCGCGGGCCGAGCTCTGTGCGCAGCTCGTGCGGCCGGCCCTCGAGGCCGGGCGGGACGTCGTGTGCGATCGGTTCGTCGACTCCACCGTCGCCTACCAGGGCGTCGCGCGAGGCCTCGGAACGGAGCTCGTGGAGAGCTTGAACGAGATCGCGATCGCCGGGTGCGTGCCCGACGTCACGGTGCTCTTGCGGACCGATCCCCAGAACGCCGAGGCCCGCGGTCAGCAGCGCCTGGCGCGGGGTGGCGCCGACGGCATAGATCGCTTTGAGGAGCAGGGAATCGAATTCCAGCGCCTGGTCGCTGTCGCGTATGACGACCTGGTCGCCCGTCACCCTGAGCGGATTGCGGTGGTGGACGGAGATGGCAGCCCGGACAACGTGCACGCCCGGGTGATGGAGGCGGTGGGCCACGTTGCCGCTCGCGGCGGCTGA
- a CDS encoding DNA topoisomerase I, whose amino-acid sequence MRLIVTEKNNSAKKIAEILSGGKAAADTAYKVPYYTWSDDAGEHLAVGLKGHVMNPSFPDGYSNWQQTDLHDLIDAELIKEPTDKNVLRAIRKVAKDATSVVIATDYDREGELIGLEALDVILEVKPELEKSVERARYSALTKQEIERAFGNLDQLSFDLAYAGAARQDIDLLWGATLTRAVSLATRRFGSNFLSVGRVQSPTLGLIVERELERRAHVAKPYWEVFARFQHPDGAFETHHATDRFWEKKEADAALAGTKSPGVVKEVSARRSQRKPPAPFNTTAFTAEASSRLGITPKRAMQLAEDLYMDGFVSYPRTDNTVYPSSLPVRELVTSLVRVPEFDAAASLLDRGDLVPTRGRKETTDHPPIYPTQAVNPGAFDGPKQRVYELIARRFLATFGSPMAVESTRADIEAGSETYFVRGSVVTDPGFAAIYTYARSSDEEIPKLEQGQELALDGDPWVVDKETQPPSRIGQGKLVELMEERGLGTKATRPDIIQKLYDRGYVYANPPVPSATGMAMYEAFKKYVPRMATPEMTAELEKDMDQIAAGQTSKDEVLSLSREMLHSTTTDVEGQREDLAKVIWAGVDEDRILGPCKVCEEAGRTHEDGSPNMLRVIRARKSGKRFVGCQGWDPDDGPNSCDQTFPLPQRGDVYRLEERCSICGQTPRLKVNPPRGRSWDLCLNDDCPSMQEMKRRRAEREAARAAREAADANGDAATGDGAKPTTAPAAGGGAKRRRPRKPSPKTQRVRRAGSSTKS is encoded by the coding sequence CACCGAGAAGAACAACTCAGCGAAGAAGATCGCCGAGATCCTCAGCGGCGGCAAGGCGGCTGCGGACACGGCCTACAAGGTCCCCTACTACACGTGGTCCGACGACGCGGGCGAGCACCTTGCGGTCGGGCTCAAGGGCCACGTCATGAACCCCTCGTTCCCCGATGGGTACTCGAACTGGCAGCAGACCGACCTCCACGACCTGATCGACGCCGAGCTGATCAAGGAGCCGACCGACAAGAACGTGCTGCGGGCGATCCGCAAGGTCGCGAAGGACGCGACCAGCGTGGTGATCGCCACGGACTACGACCGCGAGGGCGAGCTGATCGGCCTCGAGGCGCTGGACGTGATCCTGGAGGTGAAGCCAGAGCTCGAGAAGAGCGTCGAGCGAGCCCGCTACTCGGCCCTCACCAAGCAGGAGATCGAGCGTGCCTTCGGCAATCTCGACCAGCTCTCTTTCGACCTGGCTTACGCCGGCGCCGCCCGGCAGGACATCGACTTGTTGTGGGGCGCGACGCTGACGCGCGCTGTGTCGTTGGCGACTCGCCGCTTCGGCTCCAACTTCCTTTCGGTCGGGCGTGTGCAGAGTCCCACCCTGGGCCTGATCGTCGAGCGCGAGCTCGAGCGCCGCGCGCACGTCGCGAAGCCCTACTGGGAGGTGTTCGCACGGTTCCAGCACCCCGACGGCGCCTTCGAAACTCACCATGCGACCGACCGGTTCTGGGAGAAGAAGGAGGCCGACGCGGCGCTGGCGGGGACCAAGAGCCCCGGCGTCGTCAAGGAGGTGAGCGCCAGGCGCTCCCAGAGAAAGCCCCCAGCTCCGTTCAACACCACGGCCTTCACCGCCGAGGCCTCGAGCCGGCTGGGGATCACCCCCAAGCGCGCCATGCAGCTGGCCGAGGACCTGTACATGGACGGCTTCGTCTCCTACCCGCGCACGGACAACACCGTCTATCCGAGCTCGCTCCCCGTCCGCGAGCTGGTCACTTCGCTGGTCCGCGTCCCCGAGTTCGATGCCGCGGCTTCCCTGCTCGACCGGGGCGACCTGGTGCCCACCCGCGGTCGCAAGGAAACCACCGACCACCCGCCGATCTACCCCACCCAGGCGGTGAACCCGGGGGCGTTCGACGGACCCAAACAGCGCGTCTACGAGCTCATCGCCCGCCGCTTCCTGGCCACCTTCGGCTCGCCGATGGCGGTCGAGTCGACCCGCGCCGACATCGAGGCCGGATCCGAGACCTACTTCGTGCGCGGTTCGGTTGTCACCGATCCCGGCTTCGCGGCCATCTACACCTATGCCCGCTCAAGCGACGAGGAGATCCCCAAGCTCGAGCAAGGCCAGGAGCTGGCCCTCGACGGCGATCCCTGGGTGGTCGACAAGGAGACCCAGCCGCCGTCTCGGATCGGCCAGGGGAAGCTGGTGGAGCTGATGGAGGAGCGTGGCCTGGGGACCAAGGCCACCCGTCCCGACATCATCCAGAAGCTGTACGACCGCGGCTATGTGTACGCCAACCCACCCGTCCCGTCGGCGACCGGGATGGCGATGTACGAGGCATTCAAGAAGTACGTCCCTCGCATGGCCACGCCGGAGATGACCGCGGAGCTGGAGAAGGACATGGACCAGATCGCCGCCGGCCAGACCTCCAAGGACGAGGTGCTGAGCCTCAGCCGCGAGATGCTGCATTCGACCACGACCGACGTCGAGGGTCAGCGCGAGGACCTGGCGAAGGTGATCTGGGCGGGTGTGGACGAGGACCGGATCCTCGGTCCCTGCAAGGTCTGCGAGGAGGCCGGCCGGACCCACGAGGACGGCTCGCCGAACATGCTGCGAGTGATCCGGGCCCGGAAGTCGGGGAAGCGGTTCGTCGGCTGCCAGGGATGGGACCCCGACGATGGGCCGAACTCCTGCGACCAGACCTTCCCGCTGCCCCAGCGGGGCGATGTGTACAGGCTCGAGGAGCGGTGCTCGATCTGCGGCCAGACCCCGCGCCTCAAGGTGAACCCACCGCGCGGCCGCTCCTGGGACCTGTGCCTGAACGACGACTGTCCCTCCATGCAGGAGATGAAGCGCCGGCGTGCCGAGCGCGAGGCGGCTCGCGCGGCTCGGGAGGCCGCCGATGCGAACGGCGACGCGGCGACAGGGGATGGCGCCAAGCCCACGACTGCACCCGCGGCCGGGGGCGGCGCGAAGCGCCGCCGCCCGCGAAAGCCCTCCCCCAAGACGCAGCGGGTACGACGGGCGGGCTCGAGCACGAAGAGCTGA